Proteins encoded together in one Neobacillus sp. FSL H8-0543 window:
- a CDS encoding CPBP family intramembrane glutamic endopeptidase has translation MKNTKASMIHILIGVLYLLGMIFISYGIRTPLVLFIAVIFLVLAIARKDVRYLILSLFTFLLSFYLYTLLRNLFHQNIDDLALTVLLDRLLLSLIIISLVITAYLCRKHISLNLRKPKWNNLIYFPFITHGFHSTKISLFLKLSILGNVAVFIPLIYIFGDWGRMKDLLFFALLFSIVNAFLEELIWRGTLFQVLSKEVSIFYATIITSLAFGLHHIAIGIPFAAAISFSIGGVFFAIVTTRSESTIPAILWHFIINLFMVFSGFIIP, from the coding sequence ATGAAAAACACAAAAGCGAGTATGATCCATATCCTTATCGGAGTTCTTTACTTACTTGGGATGATTTTTATATCGTATGGTATTCGTACACCACTCGTGTTATTCATTGCAGTGATCTTCCTTGTACTTGCCATTGCACGAAAAGATGTTCGATATCTCATCTTGAGCCTTTTTACTTTTCTACTAAGTTTCTATCTGTATACGCTCTTAAGGAACCTTTTTCATCAAAATATAGATGACCTTGCCCTTACTGTATTATTGGACCGTCTATTACTCAGCCTCATTATCATTAGCTTGGTCATCACAGCTTACTTGTGTAGAAAGCACATTTCACTAAACTTAAGAAAGCCTAAGTGGAACAATCTAATCTACTTTCCATTTATTACGCATGGTTTCCACTCGACTAAAATAAGCCTGTTTTTAAAACTTTCGATACTTGGAAATGTAGCAGTCTTCATACCGCTTATATACATATTTGGTGACTGGGGGAGAATGAAGGACCTACTGTTTTTTGCGCTCCTTTTTTCCATTGTGAATGCCTTTCTAGAGGAGCTTATCTGGAGGGGAACACTATTCCAAGTGCTCTCGAAAGAGGTATCTATTTTTTACGCTACTATTATAACGAGTCTTGCATTTGGTCTTCATCACATTGCGATTGGGATCCCTTTTGCTGCGGCAATCAGTTTTTCAATAGGCGGTGTTTTCTTTGCGATTGTAACAACTCGGAGTGAAAGTACCATTCCAGCCATCCTATGGCATTTTATCATTAATCTTTTTATGGTTTTTAGTGGTTTTATCATTCCATAG
- a CDS encoding LrgB family protein: protein MQHILFAFCMILLTVVAYFLMTQLYKRYSHSLLIPVLTATTLIIVILLVFHIPYNNYMIGGQWISSLLGPSVVALAYPLYKQRHFLIKHLFPILGGVLIGAISGMVSVGLLAKILGINHTLILSIIPKSLTTPVAIEVANGLGGNSSMAIVGVMIAGIFGAIAAPTIFKILRVHSPIGRGIALGSASHAMGTSKAAEYSELTFSMSSVTMTLTAIIGSFLGSIVVWLLHI, encoded by the coding sequence ATGCAGCACATTCTCTTCGCATTCTGCATGATTTTATTAACTGTCGTCGCTTATTTTTTGATGACTCAATTATATAAACGGTATTCTCACTCTTTATTAATTCCCGTTTTAACTGCAACTACTCTTATAATCGTTATTCTTTTAGTGTTTCATATTCCTTATAATAACTATATGATTGGGGGGCAATGGATTAGTTCCCTCCTAGGTCCATCCGTTGTAGCACTTGCTTACCCTTTGTATAAACAACGTCATTTCTTAATAAAACACTTATTCCCCATATTAGGAGGAGTTTTGATCGGTGCAATTTCTGGAATGGTCTCTGTTGGCCTCCTTGCTAAGATACTTGGGATAAATCACACATTAATTCTTTCCATTATCCCTAAATCCCTTACTACTCCTGTTGCGATAGAAGTAGCTAACGGATTGGGAGGAAATTCCTCAATGGCAATTGTTGGTGTTATGATTGCAGGGATCTTTGGTGCAATAGCAGCTCCTACTATCTTTAAGATTTTGCGAGTGCATAGCCCCATTGGTAGAGGTATCGCTCTTGGTAGTGCCTCACATGCCATGGGAACTTCTAAAGCTGCCGAATACAGTGAACTGACCTTTTCGATGAGCTCTGTTACGATGACATTGACTGCAATCATTGGTTCCTTTTTAGGATCAATCGTCGTGTGGCTACTACACATTTGA
- a CDS encoding CidA/LrgA family protein: protein MKKILNILLQICILFIFSYIGTVIQNLFHLIIPGSIIALLLLFICLCLKIVPVKYIENGAGFLLSTLMLFFIPSTVGIMNYPSLLSIQGALFVAAVLLSTIITIAIAGTASQFFEKKAQERKDDKECSTFSSHSA from the coding sequence ATGAAAAAAATTCTTAATATCCTTTTGCAAATATGCATTTTGTTTATTTTTTCCTACATCGGAACCGTTATTCAAAACCTATTCCACCTAATCATTCCGGGGAGTATAATAGCCCTCCTATTACTATTCATTTGTTTATGCTTAAAAATTGTTCCAGTAAAGTATATAGAGAATGGGGCAGGCTTTCTGTTAAGTACATTAATGTTATTTTTTATTCCTTCAACAGTTGGCATCATGAACTATCCTTCCTTACTTTCTATTCAAGGTGCATTGTTCGTTGCAGCCGTTCTATTAAGCACCATCATTACCATTGCAATAGCAGGAACGGCAAGTCAATTTTTCGAGAAAAAAGCACAAGAAAGAAAGGATGATAAAGAATGCAGCACATTCTCTTCGCATTCTGCATGA
- a CDS encoding GntR family transcriptional regulator: protein MSFLKAEQPQLFKDHAYKEVKKGIIQHKVEPGSMLYERSLSDSLGISRTPLKLALQQLELEGWIQSVPRKGILVKTINRQDVDEVFQLRKANEVLVIELLIPLLDDETIDKIEKMDKQLSDFKEDPIKFVYYDTSFHMFLAELCQNNRLYQLIQNLIDHFNWYGFAALKTGLSLDKAYDEHKLIIEGLKARNLRQTRDAVFRHLDNTYSTIIASLKE, encoded by the coding sequence ATGAGTTTCTTAAAGGCGGAACAACCTCAGTTATTTAAAGATCATGCATATAAAGAAGTTAAAAAAGGAATCATTCAACACAAAGTCGAACCTGGATCCATGTTATATGAACGTTCACTTAGTGATAGCCTTGGAATTAGTCGTACCCCATTAAAATTAGCTTTGCAACAGCTAGAACTAGAGGGGTGGATTCAATCGGTACCAAGAAAAGGAATTTTGGTCAAAACCATTAATAGACAAGATGTTGATGAAGTTTTCCAGCTGCGAAAGGCTAACGAAGTACTGGTCATCGAACTTCTGATTCCTCTTCTCGATGACGAAACAATCGATAAGATTGAGAAGATGGATAAACAACTATCCGACTTTAAGGAAGATCCTATAAAGTTTGTATACTATGATACTTCCTTTCACATGTTCCTAGCAGAGTTATGTCAAAATAATCGACTATATCAATTAATCCAAAACCTCATTGACCATTTTAATTGGTATGGATTCGCTGCATTAAAGACAGGATTAAGCTTAGATAAGGCTTATGACGAACATAAATTAATTATTGAGGGGCTAAAAGCAAGGAATTTACGCCAAACAAGGGATGCTGTTTTTAGACACCTTGATAACACATATAGCACCATAATAGCAAGTCTTAAGGAATAA
- the agaB gene encoding PTS galactosamine transporter subunit IIB — MTGPNILLTRIDNRLVHGQVGVTWTTTLGANLLIVADDDVAKDKLQQQLMSMTAESSGVGIRFFTIEHTINIISKAAPHQKIFIVCRTPEEVKRLLDGGVPLKDVNVGNMHFTQGKRQLSKKVYIDDKDHETLKYIASKNVNVYIQDVPGEIKETIK, encoded by the coding sequence ATGACAGGACCTAATATTTTATTAACTCGAATTGATAATCGTTTAGTACACGGACAGGTTGGCGTAACATGGACTACTACTTTAGGAGCAAATCTCTTAATTGTTGCGGATGACGATGTAGCAAAAGATAAATTGCAACAGCAATTAATGAGTATGACAGCTGAGTCATCTGGTGTAGGAATCCGTTTTTTTACAATTGAACATACGATTAATATTATCAGTAAGGCCGCACCCCATCAGAAAATATTTATTGTTTGCCGTACACCGGAAGAAGTTAAGAGATTACTAGATGGCGGCGTTCCTTTAAAAGATGTCAATGTAGGGAATATGCATTTCACTCAAGGTAAGAGACAGCTTAGCAAAAAGGTCTATATTGATGATAAAGATCATGAAACATTGAAATATATTGCATCGAAGAATGTGAACGTATATATCCAGGATGTTCCTGGTGAAATCAAAGAAACTATTAAGTAG
- the agaC gene encoding PTS galactosamine transporter subunit IIC, whose amino-acid sequence MHDITLIQGILLVVLAIIVGLDAWLEGFFIFRPIIVSTVVGFILGDVKLGIICGGLTELAFAGLTPAGGTQPPNPVLAGIMTPVLAYTAGVDEKTAIGLALPFSFLMQYILLFYYSSFSVFMVKADKYAKEANTGAFARLNILMLIIVAATNGLVVFLSAYVAQTPMRNLVESMPEWLTHGFGVAGGILPAVGFALLLRVMMKKELVPFFIVGFVFASFIPYSNLLPVAVIGAALALYDYFNNQKKQTFAPSTPDGGVDYSDGI is encoded by the coding sequence ATGCACGACATAACGTTAATTCAAGGAATACTGCTTGTTGTATTAGCCATTATTGTTGGTTTAGATGCATGGTTAGAGGGCTTCTTCATCTTTAGACCAATTATCGTTTCCACTGTTGTTGGATTCATTTTAGGGGATGTAAAGTTAGGAATTATCTGTGGTGGTTTAACGGAACTTGCCTTCGCGGGATTAACCCCGGCAGGTGGCACACAGCCGCCTAACCCGGTATTAGCGGGTATTATGACACCGGTTTTAGCGTATACGGCAGGTGTTGATGAAAAAACGGCAATCGGTTTAGCCTTGCCATTTAGCTTTTTAATGCAATATATTCTATTATTCTACTATTCTTCTTTTTCTGTATTTATGGTTAAAGCAGACAAGTATGCTAAAGAAGCAAATACGGGAGCCTTCGCTAGATTAAATATTTTAATGCTTATTATTGTCGCTGCAACAAATGGTCTTGTTGTTTTTCTATCTGCCTATGTAGCTCAAACACCAATGAGAAATTTGGTAGAATCAATGCCCGAATGGTTAACACATGGCTTTGGTGTAGCAGGTGGAATCTTACCTGCAGTAGGTTTCGCTTTATTATTACGTGTCATGATGAAAAAAGAACTTGTGCCATTCTTCATTGTTGGATTTGTGTTCGCATCATTTATTCCGTACTCAAACCTTTTGCCAGTGGCTGTAATCGGTGCAGCACTAGCATTGTACGATTATTTTAACAACCAAAAGAAACAAACTTTTGCACCTTCAACACCTGACGGAGGAGTGGATTATAGTGACGGAATCTAA
- the agaD gene encoding PTS galactosamine transporter subunit IID — MTESKRVLTKKDITKLAFRSLFLQASFNYERMQAGGWLWSMLPALKKIHKDDKKALSESMEDNLEFINTHPNLVGFLMGLLLSLEENKEDRNLIKSLKVALFAPLAGIGDAIFWFTILPIVAGISASFAMQGSIVGPLIFLAVYIGIFVLRIVWTHMGYELGTNAVEKIKTSSQSISKSASILGSTVIGGLIAAYVHITVLSEVKINKEHAVNLQTDFFDKVFPNILPLGFTLLMFYFLKKKKASPVLLIAVTFGIAILFSALGVL, encoded by the coding sequence GTGACGGAATCTAAACGCGTGTTAACAAAAAAGGATATTACGAAGCTCGCATTTCGCAGTTTGTTTTTACAGGCAAGCTTTAACTATGAACGCATGCAGGCTGGCGGCTGGTTATGGTCCATGCTTCCTGCATTGAAGAAAATACATAAAGATGATAAAAAGGCATTATCTGAGTCCATGGAGGATAACTTGGAATTTATCAACACCCATCCAAACCTGGTAGGTTTCCTAATGGGTTTGCTTCTTTCCTTGGAAGAAAATAAAGAAGATCGGAATTTAATCAAAAGTTTAAAGGTTGCTTTGTTTGCTCCGCTTGCAGGAATTGGTGACGCAATATTCTGGTTTACGATTCTTCCAATTGTTGCTGGTATTTCCGCCTCTTTTGCGATGCAAGGAAGTATTGTCGGACCGCTCATTTTCTTGGCAGTCTATATCGGTATTTTTGTCCTTCGGATTGTGTGGACTCACATGGGCTATGAACTTGGAACAAATGCTGTTGAAAAAATAAAAACTAGTTCCCAGTCTATTTCTAAATCTGCAAGTATTCTTGGAAGTACCGTTATTGGTGGATTAATTGCAGCTTATGTTCATATTACGGTGCTTTCTGAAGTGAAAATTAATAAAGAGCATGCCGTTAATCTACAAACAGATTTCTTTGATAAAGTATTTCCAAATATCTTACCGTTAGGCTTTACCTTACTAATGTTTTATTTCCTTAAGAAAAAGAAAGCGAGCCCTGTATTACTAATTGCTGTTACCTTTGGCATTGCCATCTTATTTTCAGCTTTAGGAGTGTTGTAA
- a CDS encoding PTS sugar transporter subunit IIA, giving the protein MKKLIITGHGQYASGLKSSLELLAGPNDDLIFIDFPAELNEAGLKQQMEEAIQSVSRDDEILFICDILGGTPYKNAAILSNDNDQFEVVAGCNLGSILEAVFQKETMSIVDLANSLVDSSKKYTVKFEKVRETQPVQTNSSFMDGI; this is encoded by the coding sequence ATGAAGAAACTTATTATTACCGGTCATGGTCAATATGCTAGCGGTTTGAAAAGCTCTTTAGAATTATTGGCTGGCCCCAATGACGATCTCATTTTCATCGATTTCCCTGCTGAGTTGAATGAGGCTGGGTTAAAGCAACAAATGGAAGAAGCAATTCAATCCGTTAGTCGGGACGATGAGATATTATTTATTTGTGATATACTAGGCGGGACCCCTTACAAAAATGCAGCTATATTATCGAACGATAATGACCAGTTTGAGGTAGTTGCAGGCTGTAACCTGGGTTCCATCCTCGAGGCTGTTTTTCAAAAGGAAACGATGTCAATTGTTGACTTAGCCAACTCCTTGGTCGATTCAAGTAAAAAATATACTGTGAAGTTTGAAAAGGTACGGGAAACTCAGCCGGTTCAAACCAATAGTTCCTTTATGGACGGTATTTAG
- a CDS encoding GntR family transcriptional regulator: MQRIDKQSPLPLYIQLMERLLNMIEEGKYCEHDKLPSERELCEQFDVSRITVRQTFQELEKEGYIYKKHGKGTYVASKKHGQQLLTVWTFTEEMIRSDKHPETQVLSFERVQSKEKIRTALQFEGTEEVFKVKRLRLADGLPLLYEVSYLPVKWFPDLTREQLKEKSMYQVFEEKYSIKVEKAVEQFHAVNINENEAKLLKIKPSTACMKIVRHALFEGSVVEYTESIARGDQFFYTAELNNKLY, from the coding sequence ATGCAACGAATAGATAAGCAGAGTCCTCTCCCTCTCTATATCCAGCTTATGGAACGCCTTCTAAACATGATTGAAGAGGGAAAGTACTGTGAACATGATAAGCTTCCTTCCGAGAGAGAATTATGTGAGCAATTCGATGTAAGTCGAATAACAGTGAGGCAAACTTTTCAGGAATTAGAAAAAGAAGGCTACATTTACAAAAAGCACGGCAAAGGCACCTATGTTGCCTCTAAAAAACATGGGCAGCAACTTCTAACGGTTTGGACCTTTACTGAAGAAATGATCCGTAGCGATAAACATCCGGAAACACAAGTGCTTTCATTTGAACGTGTTCAATCGAAAGAAAAGATTAGGACTGCGCTACAGTTCGAGGGAACGGAAGAGGTATTCAAAGTGAAGCGTCTTAGGCTGGCGGATGGGCTCCCTTTACTCTATGAAGTTTCTTACTTGCCCGTTAAGTGGTTTCCGGATCTTACTCGAGAGCAACTCAAAGAGAAATCTATGTATCAGGTCTTTGAGGAGAAATATTCAATAAAAGTTGAAAAAGCAGTAGAGCAATTTCATGCCGTTAATATTAATGAAAATGAGGCAAAACTTCTTAAAATAAAGCCCTCTACTGCTTGCATGAAGATTGTGCGTCATGCCCTTTTTGAGGGGTCTGTGGTAGAGTATACCGAAAGCATTGCTAGAGGAGATCAATTCTTCTATACAGCTGAATTAAACAATAAACTATATTAA
- a CDS encoding glucosamine-6-phosphate deaminase: MVQNRVNFKIDVADDYEIMSLRAAEKIIKQVKNKPESLLCLAAGSTPTGTLKYLVEASRRNEVDFSQCFFVGLDEFVGLSWEDVGSCYHYVSEHFFRPLNISHDRIHFFKANNGNLKEECDETDSYILEHGGIDVLLLGVGVNGHLGLNEPFVSLDLNSHVIKLSDSTKVVGQKYFNQEKKLEQGITIGLKQVLESKTVVLIANGAVKREAMAALVIGTVDEKFPVSCLNLHENCFVYLDKEANPER; encoded by the coding sequence ATGGTTCAAAATAGAGTGAATTTCAAAATCGATGTGGCAGATGATTATGAAATAATGTCTCTACGTGCTGCTGAAAAGATTATTAAACAAGTAAAAAATAAACCTGAATCGTTGTTATGTCTTGCTGCAGGAAGTACGCCGACAGGAACACTGAAATATTTGGTGGAAGCTTCAAGAAGGAACGAAGTTGATTTTTCCCAATGTTTTTTTGTGGGATTAGATGAGTTTGTTGGTTTATCGTGGGAAGATGTAGGAAGCTGTTATCATTATGTTTCTGAGCATTTTTTCAGACCTCTTAATATTTCCCATGACCGGATTCACTTCTTTAAGGCAAACAATGGAAATTTAAAAGAGGAGTGTGATGAAACTGATAGTTACATACTCGAACATGGAGGAATTGATGTGTTGCTTCTTGGTGTGGGAGTTAACGGCCATCTTGGTTTAAACGAACCATTTGTCAGTTTAGATCTTAATTCCCATGTTATTAAATTGTCAGATAGCACGAAAGTAGTCGGACAAAAATACTTCAATCAGGAAAAGAAACTAGAACAAGGAATTACCATTGGATTAAAGCAAGTTTTAGAAAGTAAAACGGTTGTACTGATTGCGAATGGAGCTGTAAAAAGGGAAGCCATGGCAGCACTTGTAATAGGAACTGTAGATGAAAAATTCCCTGTTTCATGTTTGAACTTACATGAAAATTGCTTCGTCTATTTAGATAAGGAAGCCAACCCGGAAAGGTAA
- a CDS encoding Cof-type HAD-IIB family hydrolase, with protein MENSIIFFDIDGTLIDEDKNVPRTTKEAIFQLKERGHEVAIATGRAPYMYEDLRKELDIHTYVSFNGQLVVVKDEVIYTNPLNKEALHLLTCMAKKHNHPIIYMDEYEMKANVLQHDFITESLNSLKLPVQASLDPNYYKGRDIFQSMLFIEEQEELLYEQTFKDFKFVRWHPLSVDIDPAGGSKAKGIEIVLRHLGYSMDQVYAFGDGLNDIEMLSFTPNSVAMGNAEPLTKKAAKYITKSVNEDGILHGIKMVGLL; from the coding sequence ATGGAAAATAGTATTATATTTTTTGATATTGACGGGACACTTATTGACGAAGATAAAAATGTTCCGAGAACAACGAAGGAAGCCATTTTTCAATTAAAAGAACGAGGTCATGAAGTGGCCATTGCAACCGGGCGTGCCCCCTACATGTATGAAGACTTGCGAAAAGAACTAGATATTCATACCTATGTTAGTTTTAATGGACAGCTGGTTGTGGTAAAAGATGAGGTTATCTATACTAATCCATTAAATAAAGAAGCCTTGCATTTGCTTACATGTATGGCTAAAAAACATAACCACCCAATTATTTATATGGACGAATATGAGATGAAGGCTAATGTTTTACAACATGACTTTATTACTGAGAGCCTTAATTCCTTAAAATTGCCAGTCCAAGCGAGTCTAGATCCTAACTATTATAAAGGTAGAGATATTTTTCAATCAATGTTATTCATAGAAGAACAAGAAGAGTTGCTATATGAGCAGACATTTAAAGATTTCAAATTTGTCCGCTGGCACCCTTTATCAGTTGATATTGATCCAGCAGGAGGATCAAAGGCAAAAGGAATTGAGATAGTCCTAAGGCATTTAGGATATTCTATGGATCAAGTTTATGCTTTTGGCGATGGGTTAAATGATATTGAAATGCTATCATTTACCCCAAATAGCGTCGCGATGGGAAATGCAGAGCCATTAACCAAAAAAGCCGCCAAATATATAACCAAATCAGTCAACGAGGATGGTATATTACACGGGATAAAAATGGTCGGTTTGCTGTAG
- a CDS encoding homoserine/threonine efflux transporter, with protein sequence MDSLLTYISIAAMMVIIPGADTMLLVKNTLSYGTKAGGFTVLGMATGLTFWTLIAVLGLAVVIAQSVVLFSTIKYLGAAYLIFLGIKSFFAKSFFSLEEMQQQTNKPTTESSNQHNKESFKQALVSNILNPKTVLVYITVMPQFINLSGNVNQQLIVLALILTLLAITWFLFLIYLMDFAKKWLNNSRFQKVFQKSTGLVLVGFGIKTAS encoded by the coding sequence ATGGATAGCCTACTTACTTACATTTCAATTGCTGCAATGATGGTTATTATACCAGGGGCAGATACTATGCTTCTTGTGAAAAATACTCTTAGCTACGGAACAAAAGCTGGAGGTTTTACGGTACTCGGAATGGCAACAGGACTTACTTTTTGGACACTTATTGCTGTTCTTGGATTAGCAGTTGTCATTGCTCAGTCAGTGGTTCTTTTCAGTACAATTAAATATTTGGGTGCCGCATACTTAATTTTTTTAGGTATAAAAAGTTTTTTTGCTAAAAGCTTTTTTTCTTTAGAAGAAATGCAACAACAAACAAATAAGCCTACAACAGAGTCTTCGAATCAACATAATAAAGAATCCTTTAAACAAGCGTTAGTTAGTAATATTCTTAATCCAAAGACGGTTTTGGTTTATATAACAGTAATGCCTCAATTTATCAATTTGAGTGGGAATGTAAATCAGCAACTTATTGTATTAGCATTAATTCTAACCTTACTCGCAATAACTTGGTTCCTATTTCTTATATATCTAATGGATTTTGCGAAAAAATGGTTAAATAATTCTAGATTTCAGAAGGTATTCCAAAAATCAACCGGATTAGTTCTGGTGGGATTTGGAATAAAAACAGCAAGTTAA